A genome region from Arachis duranensis cultivar V14167 chromosome 6, aradu.V14167.gnm2.J7QH, whole genome shotgun sequence includes the following:
- the LOC107494553 gene encoding uncharacterized protein LOC107494553, with product MTTSNIGMKNDNHYQLMSLTHRKVELTGNIRVEGRNLMTRKKRSTIPQGYSVSRFQELAKQFEDHFAASAIYLHDSDYLMTIKQGSHESLKDYITRFTKVAMKISDLHPEVHLHAINSGLRPGKFQETIVVTKPKTLAEFREKAKGQIDIEELRQADDIIKEILNSKLIKPSRKAGSYPEPKNIDRSKYCTFHQKHGHTTDECVIAKDLLEHLARQGYLEKFVAGHIQKRTTSSSEQPTTSPSSKEKDKASAQPRGVINCISGGYAGGGNTSSARKQTYRAMLAVEDTTHNSEPIQDIPEMTFRPADFNCSHTNYNDPVVVSIQLGDLIVRKVMLDPGSSADVLFFAKFQKMKLSTNILQQYSGDLVRFSGERVPVLGSVWLQTTLGEQPLSKTQDIQYLIVDCFSPYNVILGRPFLNRFAAIVSTYHLCVKFPVQDNIVATIHSDLQEARNCMPHANEDLKKVDLTEDPRKFTFIGTLIDDAVRDKLISFLRLNTDLFAWTSGDMPGISPSVITHKLAVNLVARPVSQKKRNLGAEK from the exons ATGACCACGAGCAACATAGGAATGAAAAATGACAATCACTACCAACTCATGTCTCTGACACACCGCAAAGTAGAACTGACAGGGAACATCAGAGTGGAGGGGCGCAACCTGATGACGAGGAAGAAACGCTCGACAATTCCGCAGGGCT ATTCTGTATCACGTTTTCAGGAGCTGGCTAAACAGTTTGAAGACCACTTTGCGGCCTCGGCAATATATCTTCACGATTCTGACTATTTAATGACCATTAAACAAGGATCGCATGAAAGTCTGAAGGATTATATAACTCGGTTCACGAAGGTGGCCATGAAAATCTCGGATCTCCACCCTGAGGTTCACCTTCATGCCATTAATAGCGGCCTTCGTCCAGGAAAGTTTCAGGAGACCATTGTTGTCACTAAGCCAAAAACCTTGGCCGAATTCCGTGAGAAGGCTAAAGGACAGATAGATATCGAAGAACTCCGCCAAGC GGATGACATTATCAAAGAAATATTGAATTCAAAGTTGATCAAACCCTCCCGTAAGGCGGGCAGTTATCCCGAACCCAAAAACATTGACAGATCGAAGTACTGCACCTTTCATCAGAAACACGGCCACACAACTGATGAGTGTGTAATTGCTAAAGATCTACTGGAGCATTTGGCACGACAAGGCTATCTTGAAAAATTTGTTGCAGGACATATACAGAAGAGAACAACATCCAGTTCTGAGCAACCTACAACAAGTCCATCGTCAAAGGAAAAGGATAAAGCTTCGGCTCAACCTCGGGGAGTGATCAATTGTATTTCGGGAGGTTATGCCGGTGGAGGAAATACAAGCTCGGCCAGGAAGCAGACTTACAGAGCTATGTTAGCGGTTGAGGATACTACTCACAATTCTGAACCAATTCAGGACATTCCCGAGATGACTTTTCGCCCCGCCGACTTCAATTGCAGCCACACTAACTACAATGACCCTGTGGTTGTCTCCATCCAACTAGGAGACCTTATTGTTCGGAAAGTAATGCTTGATCCAGGAAGTAGCGCTGATGTActtttttttgccaaatttcaaaaaatgaaaCTGAGCACTAACATTTTGCAGCAATATTCAGGAGACTTGGTCAGATTCTCAGGAGAACGAGTTCCTGTCCTGGGGTCTGTGTGGTTACAAACTACACTCGGCGAACAACCATTATCTAAGACACAGGACATCCAATATCTTATAGTAGATTGTTTTAGTCCTTATAATGTTATCTTAGGGAGACCTTTTTTAAACAGATTTGCTGCTATTGTTTCCACATATCACCTTTGTGTCAAGTTTCCTGTGCAGGATAACATTGTCGCAACTATACACAGTGACTTACAAGAAGCTCGGAACTGCATGCCCCATGCTAATGAAGATCTGAAAAAGGTCGACCTAACCGAAGATCCAAGAAAATTTACTTTTATTGGAACATTAATTGATGATGCGGTCAGGGACAAGCTGATCAGTTTCTTGCGTCTGAACACCGACCTATTCGCTTGGACTTCTGGGGATATGCCAGGGATTAGTCCGTCAGTAATCACACACAAATTAGCAGTCAATCTGGTAGCCCGACCAGTTTCTCAGAAAAAGCGAAACCTCGGAGCCGAGAAGTGA
- the LOC107494552 gene encoding uncharacterized protein LOC107494552 — protein sequence MAEFVVLRDSTTHNIILGRKTINALGAVISTKMLRGLGNGSRLRQHSLSLRKKSKEALGVFLTDLDVRVNDKPRPEPEGDLEKFKVGDSEEKFTFVNRNLPHQLKEPLMEMIRANGVLFAWMPADMLGIDPQIMSHHLAIRTEVKPVAQRRRKMSQERAEEVARKTASLLEAGFIRELDYSTWLSNVVLVRKHNGKWRIYRCTGPTRKNGIHNARGYILLQGNAIRAEERGSHLPKVDEQDIFSNLIGKTVEVYVDDILVKTTQPNDLTSDLENVFASLRQQGIKLNPLKYAFAMEAGKFLGFMITQRGVEANPEKCQAILQMKSPGCVKDVQRLAGKLTVISRFLGASAAKALPFFNLMKKGVAFEWTPACEEAFKHFKKILASPPVLGKPKNGEPLYLYLAITDEVMTAVLVREEEKAQQPIYFVSRALQGAELRYSKLERLALALLHSSHRLRQYFQSHKVVVRTDQAIRQVLQKTDLVGRMITWAVELSQYNLQYEPKHAIKAQAMADFLVEITGDPTKAPSTQWKLHVDRASNQMFGGAKIILESPTRVVYEQSIKFEFPVSNNQAEYEALLGGLVLAKEVGATRLEVCSDSQVMTSQINGAYQARDSLLQKYLEKVKELTEQFKEVSVQHVPRKRNMQADLLSKLASTKPGAGNQSLIQGLVREPTITLHITRVGPSWMDPIIDFLESGKLPEDGKSAKTLRREAVKYAITQGHLFKKGLSQPLLKCLHPDQTEYVLQEVHEGCCGHHIRGKALARKLIRAGNYWPSIMKDSKDFVRKCVKCQENANFHRAPAAELSLLMSSRPFSQWGVNLLRAFLVITRFGIPDAVISDNRTQFTDKRFVEFLASLGIKKKFSSVEHPQTNGQVEAANKVILLGLKKRLDKKKGAWADELASVLWSYRTTEQSSTGKPLFD from the exons ATGGCGGAGTTCGTGGTCCTCCGAGACTCCACAACCCACAACATCATCCTTGGGAGAAAGACCATCAATGCTCTTGGGGCAGTGATCAGCACAAAGATGTTG AGGGGACTTGGAAACGGCAGTCGCTTGCGACAACACAGTCTCTCCTTAAGAAAGAAATCCAAAGAGGCGTTAGGAGTCTTCCTCACTGACCTAGACGTCAGAGTCAACGACAAGCCTAGACCTGAGCCGGAAGGAGACTTAGAGAAGTTCAAGGTTGGCGACTCCGAGGAGAAGTTTACCTTCGTCAACAGAAACCTTCCACACCAATTGAAAGAACCTTTAATGGAAATGATCAGGGCTAACGGCGTTCTCTTTGCCTGGATGCCAGCCGACATGCTTGGGATAGACCCCCAAATCATGTCTCATCACTTGGCCATTAGAACGGAGGTCAAACCAGTAGCCCAAAGGAGAAGGAAAATGTCACAAGAAAGAGCAGAAGAGGTGGCCAGGAAGACGGCCAGTCTCCTTGAAGCGGGGTTCATACGAGAGCTCGACTACTCGACCTGGCTGTCGAACGTAGTCCTAGTTAGAAAGCACAATGGGAAATGGAGGAT ataccgatgcaccggCCCGACGAGGAAAAACGGAATTCATAACGCCAGGGGATACATACTGCTACAAGGTAATGCCATTCGGGCTGAAGAACGCGGGAGCCACCTACCAAAGGTTGATGAGCAAGATATATTCAGCAACCTTATAGGCAAAACGGTGGAGGTATACGTAGATGATATCTTGGTAAAGACCACCCAGCCTAATGACCTTACAAGTGACCTTGAAAATGTGTTCGCCTCGCTTCGGCAGCAGGGCATAAAGCTCAACCCACTCAAATATGCCTTTGCCATGGAAGCAGGAAAATTTTTGGGGTTTATGATAACCCAGAGGGGAGTAGAGGCCAACCCAGAAAAATGTCAAGCAATACTCCAGATGAAGAGCCCGGGGTGTGTCAAGGACGTTCAGAGGTTGGCAGGAAAGCTCACAGTGATTTCCCGTTTCCTCGGGGCGTCGGCTGCTAAGGCATTACCATTCTTTAATCTGATGAAGAAAGGGGTAGCTTTCGAGTGGACCCCGGCATGTGAAGAGGCTTTCAAACACTTCAAGAAAATATTGGCATCACCACCTGTCCTCGGGAAGCCCAAGAACGGTGAACCATTATACTTGTACTTGGCCATAACGGATGAAGTGATGACAGCGGTCCTGGTGCGGGAAGAAGAAAAGGCCCAACAACCAATCTACTTTGTGAGCAGAGCACTGCAAGGAGCGGAACTTAGGTATAGTAAATTGGAGAGGCTAGCACTTGCGCTTCTACACTCTTCCCATAGATTACGACAGTACTTTCAAAGTCACAAAGTGGTCGTTAGGACGGACCAGGCAATTCGCCAGGTCCTCCAAAAGACCGACTTAGTGGGAAGAATGATTACCTGGGCGGTCGAACTATCCCAGTACAACTTACAATACGAGCCCAAGCACGCGATCAAAGCGCAAGCCATGGCTGACTTCCTGGTGGAGATAACGGGAGACCCAACCAAGGCACCGAGCACCCAGTGGAAACTCCACGTAGACAGAGCCTCCAACCAAATGTTCGGCGGTGCCAAGATAATCTTAGAAAGCCCCACTAGGGTCGTCTACGAGCAGTCCATCAAGTTTGAGTTCCCGGTGTCAAACAACCAAGCGGAATACGAAGCCCTCCTTGGTGGATTGGTCCTGGCTAAGGAAGTCGGCGCCACAAGACTTGAAGTGTGTAGCGATTCACAAGTCATGACTTCGCAGATAAATGGGGCATATCAGGCCAGAGACTCGTTGCTACAAAAATACTTGGAGAAAGTCAAGGAGCTAACCGAGCAATTTAAAGAAGTCTCAGTGCAGCACGTCCCGAGAAAGAGAAACATGCAAGCAGACCTCTTGTCGAAGCTGGCAAGTACCAAGCCAGGAGCGGGAAACCAATCTCTCATCCAAGGCCTAGTAAGAGAGCCGACAATTACTCTCCATATAACAAGGGTAGGACCCTCTTGGATGGACCCGATTATCGACTTCCTGGAAAGCGGCAAGCTCCCCGAAGATGGGAAGTCGGCCAAAACATTGAGAAGGGAGGCAGTAAAGTATGCAATCACACAAGGTCATTTGTTTAAGAAGGGCCTCAGCCAACCCTTACTGAAGTGCTTGCATCCCGATCAAACGGAATATGTGCTTCAGGAAGTCCACGAAGGGTGCTGCGGCCACCACATCAGGGGCAAAGCGCTAGCAAGAAAGCTCATCAGAGCCGGCAACTACTGGCCGTCGATAATGAAGGATTCTAAAGACTTCGTGAGAAAGTGCGTCAAGTGCCAGGAGAACGCCAATTTCCATAGAGCGCCGGCGGCCGAGCTAAGTTTGTTGATGTCTTCACGACCTTTCTCACAGTGGGGAGTAAACCTCTTAAGAGCTTTCCTG GTGATAACTCGATTCGGCATCCCGGACGCCGTTATTTCTGACAACAGGACACAGTTCACTGACAAAAGGTTCGTGGAGTTCCTCGCCAGTTTgggcataaagaaaaaattctCGTCTGTAGAACATCCTCAGACGAACGGCCAAGTTGAGGCCGCAAATAAGGTTATTTTGCTAGGCCTCAAAAAGCGGCTTGATAAGAAAAAGGGTGCATGGGCTGACGAACTTGCCTCAGTTCTCTGGTCCTACCGAACGACCGAGCAATCGTCCACGGGAAAACCCCTTTTCGACTGA
- the LOC107494551 gene encoding glyceraldehyde-3-phosphate dehydrogenase A, chloroplastic gives MYTHALCKKMHVFCFLFFFSSSYLPFSRKTSDDFHSIISFQTSAVGSSGGYRKGVTEAKLKVAINGFGRIGRNFLRCWHGRKDSPLDVIAINDTGGVKQASHLLKYDSTLGIFDADVKPVGDDAISVDGKVIKVVSNRNPANLPWKELGVDLVIEGTGVFVDREGAGKHIQAGAKKVLITAPGKGDIPTYVVGVNADAYSPDEPIISNASCTTNCLAPFVKVLDQKFGIIKGTMTTTHSYTGDQRLLDASHRDLRRARAAALNIVPTSTGAAKAVALVLPTLKGKLNGIALRVPTPNVSVVDLVVQVSKKTFAEEVNAAFRESAEKELNGILSVCDEPLVSVDFRCTDVSSTVDSSLTMVMGDDMVKVIAWYDNEWGYSQRVVDLADIVANSWK, from the exons ATGTACACACATGCCTTGTGTAAGAAAATGCACG ttttttgttttcttttttttttttcatctagcTACCTTCCTTTCTCTAGGAAGACTTCAGATGACTTCCACTCTATCATTTCATTCCAGACATCTGCA GTTGGAAGCAGTGGAGGATACAGGAAAGGTGTGACGGAAGCGAAGTTGAAGGTGGCCATAAACGGTTTTGGCAGAATTGGAAGGAACTTCTTGAGGTGCTGGCATGGCCGCAAAGACTCTCCTCTGGATGTCATTGCCATCAATGACACCGGAGGCGTCAAGCAGGCCTCTCACCTTCTCAAGTATGACTCCACCCTTGGCATATTCGACGCCGACGTTAAGCCTGTCGGTGACGATGCCATCTCCGTTGACGGAAAGGTCATCAAAGTTGTCTCCAACCGCAACCCTGCTAACCTTCCCTGGAA GGAATTAGGAGTTGACTTGGTGATTGAAGGAACTGGGGTGTTCGTGGACAGAGAAGGTGCAGGGAAGCACATTCAGGCGGGAGCGAAGAAGGTTCTGATCACAGCCCCAGGCAAAGGTGACATCCCAACCTATGTAGTTGGTGTCAATGCTGATGCTTACAGCCCAGACGAACCCATCATCAGCAACGCTTCTTGCACCACTAACTGCCTTGCTCCCTTCGTCAAGGTCCTTGACCAGAAATTCG GTATCATCAAGGGAACCATGACCACCACTCACTCCTACACCGGAGACCAAAGGCTTCTTGACGCCAGCCACCGCGACCTCAGGCGCGCGAGGGCGGCAGCGCTGAACATCGTGCCGACCTCAACCGGAGCGGCCAAGGCGGTGGCGCTTGTGTTGCCGACACTTAAGGGGAAGCTGAACGGAATTGCATTGCGTGTGCCAACGCCAAACGTGTCCGTCGTTGACCTCGTTGTTCAGGTGTCAAAGAAGACGTTCGCGGAGGAAGTCAACGCTGCGTTCAGAGAGAGCGCGGAGAAGGAGCTTAACGGCATCCTCTCAGTGTGTGATGAACCACTTGTCTCCGTTGATTTCAGGTGCACCGACGTTTCATCTACCGTTGACTCTTCGTTGACCATGGTCATGGGTGATGACATGGTGAAGGTTATTGCATGGTATGATAATGAGTGGGGTTACTCACAAAGGGTTGTGGATTTGGCTGACATTGTTGCAAACAGCTGGAAGTGA
- the LOC107494566 gene encoding xyloglucan endotransglucosylase/hydrolase 1, giving the protein MGSRRVGVLTLSLVIVASLVSAAMCGVPRRPVDVQFGRNYVPTWAFDHIKYFNGGSEIQLHLDKYTGTGFQSKGSYLFGHFSMYIKMVPGDSAGTVTAFYLSSQTAEHDEIDFEFLGNRTGQPYILQTNVFTGGKGDREQRIYLWFDPTKEYHRYSVLWNLYQVVFFVDDVPIRVFKNCKDLGVKFPFDQPMKIYNSLWNADDWATRGGLEKTDWSKAPFIASYKGFHIDGCEASVEAKFCSTQGKRWWDQQEFRDLDALQWRRLRWVRQKFTIYNYCNDRKRYPTLPPECFRDRDI; this is encoded by the exons atgggtTCAAGGCGTGTAGGTGTATTGACCCTAAGTCTTGTTATTGTAGCGTCACTGGTGTCCGCTGCAATGTGCGGCGTTCCCAGAAGACCCGTTGATGTTCAATTTGGCCGTAACTATGTTCCCACTTGGGCCTTTGACCACATCAAATACTTCAATGGCGGTTCTGAGATTCAGCTTCATCTTGATAAATATACTG GCACTGGATTCCAGTCCAAAGGTTCATACTTGTTTGGTCACTTCAGCATGTACATCAAGATGGTTCCTGGTGATTCCGCTGGCACTGTAACCGCTTTCTAT TTGTCTTCACAAACTGCGGAGCATGATGAAATAGACTTTGAGTTCTTGGGGAACAGAACAGGACAACCTTACATATTGCAAACCAATGTGTTCACCGGAGGTAAAGGTGATAGAGAACAGAGAATCTATCTCTGGTTTGATCCCACCAAAGAATACCACAGATATTCAGTTCTATGGAACTTGTATCAAGTTGT GTTCTTTGTGGATGATGTACCAATTAGGGTGTTCAAGAACTGCAAGGACTTGGGTGTGAAATTCCCATTTGACCAACCAATGAAAATCTACAACAGCTTATGGAACGCAGATGATTGGGCCACAAGGGGTGGTTTGGAGAAAACAGATTGGTCGAAAGCACCATTCATAGCTTCCTACAAAGGCTTCCACATTGATGGTTGTGAAGCCTCCGTTGAAGCCAAGTTCTGTTCCACTCAAGGTAAGAGATGGTGGGACCAACAAGAATTCAGAGACCTTGATGCTCTTCAATGGAGGAGGCTTAGATGGGTTCGCCAGAAGTTCACTATTTACAACTATTGCAATGATCGAAAGCGTTACCCTACTCTTCCTCCTGAATGCTTTAGAGACCGTGAcatttaa